The following is a genomic window from Anas acuta chromosome 26, bAnaAcu1.1, whole genome shotgun sequence.
TTGCAGTCTGCTCAGGTCTTGGTGCAGATGTAATGGGAAGTGCTGGATCTCTGTTTTCCAAGCATGTTTGAAAGGGAAAAGTACCAAAAAAGAATTTTtcgactgaaaaagcaggcatGGAGCTAAGGTGTGATCTCTGCGGGTAACAAGAAAGGAATGGGAGCAACACAGAGCTGCATCTTGCTCCTTGTTTCCTTAGCATGGGACAGGCACGCATTTCCATCGGGATAAGGTGTGGGTGTTCCCTGGTATGGGTTTGACCACTGGCCCAGTGCTGCCAGCTGTAagcatctgtgctgcagcattAGTGTGTGCAAACAAAGGCTGTGCGTGAGCTCAGAGCCGCTACAGTGGAAGCGGATTTGGTGAGtcaagctactttttttttcgAAGCACTGATCCCATTTCCTTGTATTCTTAAGTAGCTTCAATCCATCTTACTGCATTACAGAAACTGTGTTGATTGTTCTACTGTAGTGACTAATAACCAGCCGTACTCTGCAGATTACCCCGGAGAGCTGGATTCCTGGCTTAGCTCTACCAGGCTTCCTGCATGCAAAGACACCTCAGGgtaacctgattttttttttaaggtacaTATGAAGTTTTCTgcaagcaggagagagaagggagcaCCACAGGGTGTAGGGAAGAGGCAGAAGGGAataagaaaaagagcagaaaggagatGGGTTGGTGGAAGGGAGAAGTGCGTTTCAGAGCCTGGGGGTGGGAAAACTTCTGGAAAAGCAAGAGGCAGAGAAATGGAGGTtggatgaaagaagaaaagcaaaggactGGGAATTCTTCATAGCTCTTAGGTCCTAAGGGCTATAAAGGGCCAATTGTATGTCCCCGTATGCTGAAGATGTTTTGGGAAGAACAGGGAGTTGGGTAGAGAAGCTGTTTGTGCCTGAAGCTCCACAAAGCCCACTGCTCCTCACAGAGAAACCTCAGAGCCagcccccatccctgctgcGAGGGAGCTGGAGGCCCGAATGCCAGGCTGAAGGGCTGGTGAACATCTGTAAGGAAGGGCCTTTTGGTGAAAAGGTGGCTCAGGCTGAGTAGTGCTGACCTTGCAAGAAGAAATAGGATGGTGTAGGAGGTGGGCGGTATGGcctgaggaaggagggaaagctTCCATGCATGTCAGCCTTGGGTAGCAGAAACTCCTGGCCCTGTGGGCAAGCACATCCTGTCCTTCATCTCCTCCCCAGATGGATTTTGGAGATCAAAGGTAAGGCTCTCTGCTGCTGTAACGCTATTGATGTCAATTGGGCTGTGCCGCAGGGAAGTTGGCGCTCTCCTTTTAATTACAGTAGGTATTAAACTTGAGTCTTCAAGGTTGAAATTCCTACCTTTGGCCTGCACAGGATCTATAGATCACTCAAATCTCACTTAAACCCTCAAAGCAGTTCTTTAAATGCTGTTGTCAAGGCTTAGTGCTGGCTCTCAGCATGGGGAAAATGTCTCCACTGGACGGTTGCCCATGGGCTGCACACGGGGTAATCAGCCACCCTAATTGCTCCCTTTGATCTATAGCATCGATGTTCTGGTGGTGAAGTCAATAGTTCCCAGTGCTGGGTCATCAGCTGCTTCCCTCCGGGTCACAGTCTGGTGACTCTCCCAGCAATACACTGAACCATGTTGTGcgcacaccaaaaaaaaaaaaaaaaaaaaagccagcaatAAAATGTGCAAGAAACTGCAAAGACCCCCCTGATAAATGAGATCTCAATCATTTGCTGAGGTTGTGCTGGAACCTGGTTATTGCTTAATAGAGTGAGTGCAGTGGAGCTCGGATTATGGGGGCAGAAGCTTGATAAAAAGGGGGGCTCCTGGCAAATCCTTTAAGCACAATGTTTGGGTGCTAGTTGTACCAGTGCTCCAGGCAGCACTGGTGTTCCGATCAAAACCATCCGTGTTGGATCATCCTCAGCTCTTCTCGTTTGGGCTTCTGGTGGGTTCATCAGGGCTTTGGCTGCTTCTCTGAGCTGTTCCTGGCTGGATCCATGAGATTGCATTCCGCTTCCCCCTcaccctccttttttttttctgcattgggTTTGTCCAAACTTTTTCGAGGTAGCCTTTTCTGGCATGAGTTGGCATCTCTGCTTGtacaattccccctttttttgaGCTCTGGGACACACAAACTGGGGTCCcttttcccagcagctgctctcttTTCATCCTTTGCCTCAGTGTGATTCAGAGGCAATTTAACGCACTGCCTGTAAGATCTGCCTGTGCCACCTCCCAGCGTGGCCTTTTCCAGACCTCACCCCCTgcacttttcctcctttcccgAATCCCAGTCACCAGCAGCACAGTTGTGTGGGGCCAGCCCCGTCCCTGTGCTGCTGTAGGATGCTCCATCAACGTCTGCGTGGTCAAACGCTCTGCCCCAGCACGCCCCAGACCCTTCGtcctccttttccctctggTGCACTGTCTGTGGTAGTTTATTTTCCACTCTGGGACAGTGCTACCTCCGGAGAAGTTAATAATCCTCATTCAGGCTCCAAGGGCTGCGTGTCCCACCCTGGCAATAAGCTAACCTCGTTGTGTTAGGAGTGCCATTAACGCTGATGGAGGGCAGTGGATCTGACAGCTGGAGGGCTGGAGGTCAGGTTTGCTATGGCACACACTTCAGATTTTCAGTGTGATAGGCTTTGATAACATTAAATGGACTGAAGAGCTGCTCTCTTACCCAGATcccgttctttttttttttttcctctcctttttaaaTTAAGGCATTGCAGCGTTGTGTTGTAAGAAGGATCTATTTTTCTACTGACCCATTTCAGTAAAATTCACCCCCCTCTAGAGCATGTGCTGCTTTGAAGGTGGAAAGGAACTGATAGATATTAAGGGCACTACGATCAGCTCATCTCCCCTCATGCATATTACAGCCCAGAGAATTCCCCCCCGAGATCCTCCTCCTGAGCCCAGCACCCTGCATCTGCGTGACACTCGTGGGACTACCTAAAACCATCTCAAGGTCTGGCCCAGGGGTCTTGCTCAATCATTTCTTCACCCACCGCATGTGAGACCATTGCTGGGGGAGACAGCAGCCTGTTTCGGCCCATCATACCACCAGGAGGTTGAAAATACCTCTtcagcctctccctgcctgTCTGCAGCGTCTGGGCTTTTTCAGACCTCAGCTGAGGGAGAACGAGGGCAGTGAGTGTgctgagccaggagctgggagtgCTGCTGACGTATTTCTGTGTATTCCTTCCCTTTAGGGTCCTGGGGCCAGCTACCTCCACAGGGCCTGCAGACCCAGCGAGCTTTGAGGTCAGCTCCAGGTGCTGAGGAGTGGATGAAGACATTTGTGCAGCCCAGCAAAGCCAGTCCTGGCTCTTTCAGAGCTGCTGACAGGAGAGTTACCTCCAGAAGGCAATTAAAGGCACCTAAATGAACTTCCTGCTGCTAATCACCCTCTGAAGGACCAGTCTCCTTCCCCAGATGGAGACGACTGCCTTTGCTTCCTCAGGCACCCTGAGGGGGCTTGTTCAGCACTGGAAGTGATTTGTGGCTCCCAGGAGGCTGCACACCTTGCAGAGGAGGGCAGTTTTCTTGTGAAGTGACTCGAAaatcatttttccccatttgttcCACAAATGAAACGAAACAGCTCAGTCAGAAGACTTGCAGAAAGACTTGTTTCTGTCAAGTCCTTGGAAACGCTGTCATGTTTCATTCCAGGAGAAATTGGTTTGGAACTTCTCCACTGCAGAAGAAATTCGGAAACTGCAGTTTCCTCTTTTGATCCCACCTGAAGCCGTCCTGGTTTCCCCAGGGCAGGAGTGATAGATCCAGGTCCAGCTTGTCTCTGGAAGTCCCACGTATTCACATATTTCTCCCAGCCCTTTCTAACACAAATACAATGTGTATACTTGCAAGGTAAGTAATCTTGGTGCTATTTTCAAGTCTCCAATATTTCTGTATTGCGGAGATCATGCTTCTCAGTTCTGCAGCATGATTTTTTCCTGACAGTCTTTTCTAAATCCTGGTCTTCTGAGTCTTAACGTAGCCactcaaaaggaaaatacttcaaGGCTGTAGGGTTGTTTGCTGGCCCTAGTCGTGTTGTTGCATGGTCCTAATAGAGAGATCTGATGACAGCACACTTCTGGGTACTGCTGTAACTGTTTTATGTTTAGAGGAGAGCCTTTGATTTGGGAGGTTAGCCTTTGTACAGCTGTGAAGGTTTGATGTCTTGGTCACAGTATGTTAGAGCTGTTCACTTCCTTAATTTTTGGCATTTAGTAAAGAGGTTTTACAGCTTTCTTTTACACAAGATTAAATGCTAATATTGGTTTTGTGAGCGTTTCCAGCTCTGTATCCCCATATGCAGTTTGGGATTTGGCTGGCTGCCCCATCCACAGTGGGTGTTAGAGCCACCCGTACCAGCCTGGGGAGCCAGTGCTGATTTCTGCTCACGCTTTAAAAGCGGGATTGGGAAAGTATTCAGACTGCCTAAATAATACAACCGTACCTGGTGTATCTGGAGAAGAGACGAAGATCTGTTTGCATCGTGTTGGTACATAAATCCAGCAACCCTTAAGGTGCTTAGGCACATTTGGATAATGATCTGGAACAACCTAGGTAGCAGGAGGTTGCATGTACCTGTCACGTCAGCCTCTGCGAGCGTGCGAGATTGCCAGCCACCAGGCAAACGCAGCCAATTACGCCACGCTCAGAagcatttcattctttttccatCTACCCAGCTCCACTAAGTGAATCCTGCTGTAAAGACCTCTACCTCCCGCTGGCATCACCTCCCGGCTGAGGAGATGGTGTTTAAAGTGCCCTCAATATTTCTGGAGCGGTTTTTCTACCTGTGTGGTTAAAGGCCAGGCTGCCCTCTGCGGTGGGCTGTGCTGAGACACCCGACGCATGGGGGTCAcaaggaggtgctgggggcttGCACGCCTTGTTTTACCCCTAATGGGAAGGGAAATGCTTTATGCCTTAGTaccctgctttattttttcctctctgtactGTGGCTTGCCAGGCTAGGAAGAGGTTCCTGCTGGCTGATATCCATGGGATGGGTCTCACCTGGGATTTTTGGGCAACACAGCAAAGCAAGATTCAGTATGTGTGTGCGCTTGTGTATCCATGCACAGGTATTTTGGGAGGGAATTGAGGAAGCTTCTAGCAAACAAACCAGCTCCTATACCTAATGTTcttatttccctgttttttaCCCTGATTAATGTTCTTAAATCCCTGCTTCTCCCCTGTTGCCCTGGCTTAAGGAATTTTTGATATTTCCAGCTGGGATTTTATGCCTTGTTGTGGCGGGGGGACCAGGGGAAGGGAGTCAAAACTGCAGTGTTCAGTGCTTGCTTCCCAGTAAAACTAGCCTGGAGCAGGAGTTGAGGGAAAGTACGGGGGAAGTTTTTCTTGGTTTAATGATAACTTATGCAACTCACAGCTCAAATGGCGCTGTTCTCCAGCAAATCAAAGCCCTCCCCTTCCACTGAGCTTGAGGTATCTTGCTCCCCGTCTCCATACTCATCATATTCATACTCTTCTCTGAATGCATCATATTCTtggccctgctcctcctcctcttcctcctcattcACATCCTCGTGAGCCTGTTCTAGCAGGAGCTCACCCTGCCCGTGGGTGTTCACGGGCTGCTTGCAGAAGGGACATGTCTTCTTCCCGGTCTGGGTGTGGAGCCAGGTGTCAATGCAGCTGCAGTGGTAAGCGTGGGAACAGGACAGGATCTTCAGGAGGTCCCCTTCCTTGTACTCTGACATGCAGATCACACAGCTGTCGTGCTTGTCTCCTCGCTTGTACGTATACAGCTTGGTCTTACGAGCCTTCTTGCACCACCTTATGCCAACCACAATTGAGATAGTGGCAATAGTGATGTAGAATATGTCCCGCATGATGTGAGTGTTCTGCAGCATCTTAGCATTGTCTTGATAAGGAGTGAAATAGTATTTGGGTGGTAGAAGTCTGATGTACGCCCCTTTCTCACATTGCAAGGCCTTTTCCATGTGAAGGGAGACGGATTCTCCGGTGAAGAGTGATGGTATTTCAATCTGCTGCTGGATTTCTTTGTCATCAGATGTCATGGTGATCAGCTGCTCTGAATCCACGTTGTACACAACAGCAGCTTGGTAGCCAGCCTGCTGGGCGTGAAGGACCTTCTCAGCAAAGGAGCAGCCGCACCCCTGGATGAGCGCAATGTATTTCTCCGAGGCCTTCCTCGGCGCTGGGGGATTCTCTATGGCGTGGCAAGCATTTGGTGGTATCGCCCTCATCAGGTACCCTGCCAGCCcttctgctgggagctgtggccCGAAGCATGCGGGCAGGGCTTTGTACACAACACACTTGGAGCTGTCGTTGTAAGCCACGTGGCCAAAGGCTTCTGCAACGGCAACCTTGCGGAAGAAGGTAGCAGCCACAAAGTAAAGGAGCTGGAGCCAAAGACTCATATTGAATGCAGCTGGGTAgctctgaaaacagatttccagGCTGGTCCCAAAGGAAAATTGAAAGAGACACTCACAGAAGACTTATCCCCGTTGGCTGTTACCACTGCGCCATGACTTGGAGCCACAGCAGGGTGAAGATGAAACAGTTCCTGCTCTAGAGGTTTCTGCAGGTTCTCCTTAGATTGGAGGTTCCCAGGATACAACTCTTCCCTATTTTGTTGTCTCCAGCTGCTAAGCAACACCCTGACATCATATCTGCAGGTCTGTGACATCCCTGGTCGCTGTGTTCCATAGAGGGGAGATGTGGCATTACTGTCAATGTGCTTAAATCACTCTTCCCCTTCATTTTTGGTCTGCGTGTGGCTTCTAGTTTCGTCTCCCTCTGGGTACCGATAGGATGCTGGTTTCTCTCATCTGGTTGATATGCAGGCAGGATGAATGAGCCTCCCCACCAACACTGTGCCCATTGCAGACTGGAATGCTTTGTGCTGGTGGCCAAAGCAGGTTCTGGAAAACCCAACAGAGTGGGAGCGAGCTGTTAGTCTTGGCCACCATCTGCTGCCGGAGGTGCATGTGGCAGTTCAAATTGGTCTGCTGAACATGTTCTTTCTCCTTAAAATCATAATCTTTGAACCAATACCAAACCAAATAAATTGCTTAGGGTAGAagtttgtatgtgtttttttgtttgtttgtttgttttttatttcaaatggaaaaaaaaaagtcaatcaGTAATTGTCAGTCAAAAACTGCTGCTAGCAGAAATTGAAAGTTTCTGTGTGGCCTCACTCTCTGCCATTAGCCAAACTTTTATGACAGTGGATCCACCTTCAAGGGACCTGATGAGCAGCCAGACTTGCAGAAGGGGATGATGTGCTGGGGCTAAGCTCACAGGACTCCTGTTGGGGTGGGTGAGCCTGGAGGACCGCTGTCTTGTGCTTGAGCTTTTACCTTATTCACTTCAAAATCTCACCTGCAGGAATCAAATGACTGAAGGAAGACTTTAGCTTCTAGctataaaaacagatttaaaattcGAGTGGTGGTGAAATAGCTGAAAAGGGGATTGGAAGGCATGAGGACAAGTGTTGTCCATTCCTCCCAGAGTGACAATGCAGCTCTCATCTTTCAGGCAATTCCCACCTCTGATGGTGAGTGCTCAGTGCCCAGAGGAACACCAGCCTGATGGGGAGGCAATAGTTCTCCTGGTTGTCAGAGCAAACTAGCAGTGAATATGCAGTGAACCCGGGTCATTTCTGAACCACAAATCCCTGAAAACCTGCACCTTTTAACAAACAACCCTTTTTGTTTAACAGTCCACTTGGGAGTAGCTCTGTGGTTCCCATTGCAGTTGTGTTGGAcccaaagtttaaaaaaaatcacttgtgtACCAGGCAACTGATTTGTTACTAGCCCCCTTGGGCTCTGCTTGAGACAGATTTCACTGGGAAaagagctacagaaaatgtcagcagacagtgtgtgtgtgtgccagaGACTCCCAGCAGCTGTGATttcaaattgattttattttcccctcatcTAAAGAGTTTTACACTCACAGGGAGACattttgttgcatttaaaaacaagggaaaggtttggggagggggttgAAGCCAAAGACTCTGAAGCACAATGAAGTGAAGAAAATGGAGGCACACCAGGAGAACTTTTTGAGGGT
Proteins encoded in this region:
- the ZNRF4 gene encoding E3 ubiquitin-protein ligase ZNRF4, with amino-acid sequence MSLWLQLLYFVAATFFRKVAVAEAFGHVAYNDSSKCVVYKALPACFGPQLPAEGLAGYLMRAIPPNACHAIENPPAPRKASEKYIALIQGCGCSFAEKVLHAQQAGYQAAVVYNVDSEQLITMTSDDKEIQQQIEIPSLFTGESVSLHMEKALQCEKGAYIRLLPPKYYFTPYQDNAKMLQNTHIMRDIFYITIATISIVVGIRWCKKARKTKLYTYKRGDKHDSCVICMSEYKEGDLLKILSCSHAYHCSCIDTWLHTQTGKKTCPFCKQPVNTHGQGELLLEQAHEDVNEEEEEEEQGQEYDAFREEYEYDEYGDGEQDTSSSVEGEGFDLLENSAI